From the genome of Neomonachus schauinslandi chromosome 5, ASM220157v2, whole genome shotgun sequence, one region includes:
- the LOC110577984 gene encoding LOW QUALITY PROTEIN: voltage-dependent anion-selective channel protein 2-like (The sequence of the model RefSeq protein was modified relative to this genomic sequence to represent the inferred CDS: inserted 1 base in 1 codon) — protein MATSGQRGARPMCIPPSYADLGKAARDIFNKGFGFGLVILDVKTKSCSGVEFSTSGSSNXTGKVTGTLETKYKWCEYGLTFTEKWNTDNTLGTEIAIEDQICQGLKLTFDTTFSPNTGKKSGKIKSSYKRECINLGCDVDFDFAGPAIHGSAVFGYEGWLAGYQMTFDSAKSKLTRNNFAVGYRTGDFQLHTNVNDGTEFGGSIYQKVCEDLDTSVNLAWTSGTNSTRFGIAAKYQLDPTASISAKVNNSSLIGVGYTQTLRPGVKLTLSALVDGKSINAGGHKLGLALELEA, from the exons ATGGCGACCTCCGGACAGAGGGGCGCGCGGCCAATGTGTATTCCTCCATCATATGCTGACCTTGGCAAAGCTGCCAGAGATATTTTCAACAAAGGATTTGGTTTTGGGTTGGTGATACTGGATGTGAAAACAAAGTCATGCAGTGGTGTGGAATTCTCAACGTCTGGTTCATCTA ACACTGGTAAAGTTACTGGAACCTTGGAGACCAAATACAAATGGTGTGAGTATGGTCTGACTTTCACAGAAAAATGGAACACTGATAACACTCTGGGAACAGAAATCGCAATTGAAGACCAGATTTGTCAAGGTTTGAAACTGACATTTGATACCACCTTTTCACCAAACACGGGAAAGAAAAGTGGTAAAATCAAGTCTTCTTACAAGAGAGAGTGTATAAACCTTGGTTGTGATGTTGACTTTGATTTTGCTGGCCCTGCAATCCATGGTTCAGCTGTCTTTGGTTACGAGGGCTGGCTTGCTGGGTACCAGATGACTTTTGACAGTGCCAAATCAAAGCTGACAAGAAATAACTTTGCAGTGGGCTACAGGACTGGGGACTTCCAACTACACACTAATGTCAATGATGGGACAGAATTTGGAGGATCAATTTATCAAAAAGTATGTGAAGATCTTGACACTTCAGTAAACCTTGCTTGGACATCAGGTACCAACAGCACTCGCTTTGGCATTGCAGCCAAATATCAGTTGGATCCCACTGCTTCCATTTCTGCAAAAGTCAACAACTCTAGTTTAATTGGAGTGGGCTATACTCAGACTCTGAGGCCTGGTGTCAAGCTTACACTGTCTGCTCTGGTAGACGGGAAGAGCATCAATGCTGGAGGCCACAAACTTGGGCTTGCCCTTGAGTTGGAGGCTTAA